One Sulfitobacter sp. M39 genomic window, GCCCGTGCGCATGATCCGCTTCAACTCGTAGCCTTCAAGCTGGGTGACCTGTTCAACCGCATCCTCCAGCGCAATCTGGATCTCGGCCAGCGCGGGGATCGGAACCCAGACCGGCAGGTCGTCGTCCAGCACGTGGTCCTCGCGCAGATAGCCATGCGCCAGCACAAAATCCCCAAGCGCCTGTGTGTTGCGCAAACCGGCACAGTGGCCGACCATCAGCCACGCATGGGGTCGCAGCACGGCGATGTGGTCGGTCGCGGTTTTCGCGTTGGACGGACCGACGCCGATGTTGACCAGCGTGATCCCGGACCCGTTCGCGCGCTTGAGGTGGTAGGTCGGCATCTGCGGAGTCTTTACCGACGCAGGCAGCGGCGCGTCGCCATCCGAAATCTCGACATTGCCGGTAGAGACGAAGGACGTGTAGCCGCTGTCGGGGTCACGCAGCATGGCGCGGGCGTATTCCTCGAACTCGGTCACGTAGAACTGGTAGTTGGTGAACAGCACGTGGCTTTGGAAATGTTCGGGGTCGGTCGCGGTGTAATGCGTCAGCCGTGCCAGCGAATAATCGACGCGCTGCGCGGTGAAGGGGGCCAGCGGGCGCACGTTGTCCAGCGGCAGATAGGTGCCGTTGACGATGTCGTCATTGGTTGTGCTCAGGTCCGGCACGTCAAACACATCGCGCAGGGTGAAATCCGCGGCACCTTCCTGCGGGATCGTCACGCTGTCGTCATTGCTAACCGCGAAATGCACGGGGATCGGCGTGTCGGATACCGCGATGGTCACGGGCTGGCCGTGGTTTTCGATCAGCAGCCCGATTTGCTGTGTCAGGTAATGTTTGAACAATTCTGGCCGCGTGATCGTGGCCGAGAAGGTGCCGGGGGACGACACATGACCGAATGACAGCCGCGAATCCACCTGCGCATAGCTGGAGGTGGTAAACCGGATCTCGGGGTAGAAGGCCCTGATCCGCGTTTCCGGGGCGGCGCTGTCCATCGCCTTCTGGAAATGCGCGCTCAGGAAGCCTGTCGCTTGGCTGTATAGCTCGATCAGCCGGGCAACGGCGGCAGCAGCATCGGTGAATTGTTCGGCGGGGCGGGCGTCTGGGGTCAGGATTCTGGTCATGAAACAGGCTCTAACAAAGGAATAAATTCAAAACTGCGCACATCGACCAAGCCGAGGTCAGAGATGCGCAATTCGGGAATGACAACAAGCGCCAAAAGCGAATGCTGCATATAGGCGTTGTTCAGCGTGCAGCCACAGTCGCGCATTGCCTGCATCATCGCCTCGGTCTTGGCGGCGACATCGGATGCGGGGTTGTCGGACATCAGGCCGGCGATCGGTAGCTCGACCATGGCCAGCTCTGCCCCGTCCTTGAAGATGGTGATCCCGCCGCCAACCTCGCGCAAGCGGTTCGCGGCCATCGCCATATGGTCGGTATCGGTGCCC contains:
- a CDS encoding AMP nucleosidase encodes the protein MTRILTPDARPAEQFTDAAAAVARLIELYSQATGFLSAHFQKAMDSAAPETRIRAFYPEIRFTTSSYAQVDSRLSFGHVSSPGTFSATITRPELFKHYLTQQIGLLIENHGQPVTIAVSDTPIPVHFAVSNDDSVTIPQEGAADFTLRDVFDVPDLSTTNDDIVNGTYLPLDNVRPLAPFTAQRVDYSLARLTHYTATDPEHFQSHVLFTNYQFYVTEFEEYARAMLRDPDSGYTSFVSTGNVEISDGDAPLPASVKTPQMPTYHLKRANGSGITLVNIGVGPSNAKTATDHIAVLRPHAWLMVGHCAGLRNTQALGDFVLAHGYLREDHVLDDDLPVWVPIPALAEIQIALEDAVEQVTQLEGYELKRIMRTGTVATIDNRNWELRDQSGPVQRLSQSRAVALDMESATIAANGYRFRVPYGTLLCVSDKPLHGELKLPGMASDFYKTQVARHLMIGIRAMEQLRDMPLERLHSRKLRSFDETAFL